Proteins from a genomic interval of Cheilinus undulatus linkage group 15, ASM1832078v1, whole genome shotgun sequence:
- the LOC121522943 gene encoding high-affinity choline transporter 1-like, with product MTIHAEGLVAIVIFYVLILFVGIWAAWKNKNSGVGDGGDRSESIMVGGRDIGLFVGGFTMTATWVGGGYINGTAEYVYLPDYGLAWAQAPFGYALSLVVGGLFFAKPMRSRGYVTMLDPFQQLYGQRMGGLLFIPALMGEIFWSAAILSALGATLSVIVDIDINISVVISALIAIFYTLVGGLYSVAYTDVVQLFCIFLGLWISVPFALSNPAVSDIGVTAKEEVYQSPWLGKIEPEDKWLWADNFCLLILGGIPWQVYFQRVLSASSATYAQVLSFLAAFGCLVMAVPSVLIGAIGASTDWNQTTYGSLPPKDKDQSDMILPIVLQHLCPPYISFFGLGAVSAAVMSSADSSILSASSMFARNIYQLAFRQSASDREIVWVMRLTIFVFGALATAMALLTGSVYGLWYLSSDLVYVIIFPQLLSVLFVKGTNTYGSVAGYIFGLLLRIGGGEPYLKLPPFIYFPGWVIQNKTHHLTGEVEHFVQQRFPFKSVSMVASFLANVAFSYLTKYLFESGMLSHKYDFLDAVVSKHSKEIMDKTTLVGNHDNIILSEMAPVNQTLGASLAGTFTNTEILSDDGPSSPDSFHTED from the exons ATGACCATCCACGCCGAAGGTCTCGTGGCTATTGTGATTTTCTATGTCCTGATTCTGTTTGTGGGTATTTGGGCTGCGTGGAAGAACAAGAACTCTGGCGTTGGAGATGGCGGAGATCGAAGTGAAAGCATCATGGTCGGGGGAAGGGACATCGGATTGTTTGTTGGTGGATTTACAATGACCG CCACCTGGGTGGGTGGGGGCTACATCAATGGGACGGCAGAATATGTCTACCTTCCAGACTACGGACTGGCTTGGGCACAGGCACCCTTTGGTTACGCCCTCAGCCTAGTCGTTG GTGGCCTTTTCTTTGCCAAACCCATGCGTTCCCGTGGATACGTCACCATGCTGGATCCCTTCCAGCAGCTCTATGGACAAAGGATGGGGGGGCTGCTCTTTATCCCTGCACTTATGGGAGAAATCTTCTGGTCTGCAGCCATTTTATCAGCCCTGG GTGCTACTCTGAGTGTGATTGTGGACATAGACATCAACATATCTGTGGTGATTTCAGCCCTGATAGCTATCTTCTACACTCTTGTTGGAGGGCTTTATTCTGTTGCATACACAGATGTGGTCCAGCTCTTCTGTATCTTTCTGGGCTTG TGGATCAGTGTGCCTTTTGCCCTATCAAATCCTGCTGTGTCAGACATCGGTGTTACAGCTAAGGAAGAAGTCTACCAGTCACCCTGGCTGGGGAAGATTGAGCCTGAGGACAAATGGCTTTGGGCAGACAATTTCTGTTTGTTG ATTTTGGGGGGGATTCCCTGGCAGGTCTATTTTCAAAGGGTTCTCTCTGCCTCTTCAGCTACCTATGCCCAGGTCCTTTCCTTCCTCGCTGCGTTTGGCTGCTTGGTCATGGCCGTCCCCTCTGTCCTCATAGGAGCTATAGGGGCCTCCactg attggaACCAGACTACTTATGGCTCGCTCCCTCCAAAGGACAAAGATCAGTCAGACATGATCCTTCCCATAGTGCTTCAGCACCTCTGCCCACCCTACATCTCCTTCTTTGGTCTGGGGGCAGTATCAGCTGCCGTCATGTCGTCTGCAGACTCTTCCATTCTCTCAGCGAGTTCCATGTTTGCTCGGAACATCTACCAGCTTGCATTTCGGCAGTCG GCCTCCGATCGGGAGATTGTTTGGGTGATGCGCCTCACAATCTTTGTATTTGGAGCTCTTGCCACTGCTATGGCGTTGTTAACAGGATCAGTGTATGGCCTCTGGTACCTAAGCTCTGACTTGGTCTACGTCATCATCTTTCCCCAACTTCTCAGTGTTTTATTCGTCAAAGGCACCAACACCTACGGTTCTGTGGCTGGCTATATCTTCGGTCTGTTGCTGCGCATTGGTGGAGGGGAGCCCTACCTAAAGCTTCCTCCTTTTATCTACTTCCCTGGTTGGGTCATCCAGAATAAGACCCACCATCTCACTGGGGAGGTGGAGCACTTTGTCCAGCAGAGGTTTCCATTCAAGTCGGTTTCCATGGTGGCATCCTTCCTGGCAAATGTGGCCTTTTCTTACCTGACAAAGTACCTGTTTGAAAGCGGCATGTTGTCACACAAGTATGACTTCCTGGATGCTGTGGTGTCCAAGCATAGCAAGGAGATCATGGACAAAACTACTCTGGTGGGCAACCATGACAACATCATTCTGTCAGAGATGGCACCTGTCAACCAGACCTTGGGAGCATCACTGGCCGGCACATTTACTAACACTGAGATCCTCAGTGATGATGGGCCTTCGAGTCCTGATTCTTTTCACACTGAGGACTAG
- the LOC121522813 gene encoding claudin-14-like, whose amino-acid sequence MASMAVQLLGFFLCLLGFGGTVVATVLPQWRSTAYVGSNIITATAFMKGLWMECVWHSTGIYQCEVYRSLLSLPQDLQAARALMVISCITSVLASLVSVMGMKCTRFARGSLIKSPLVLSGGVCFICAGLLCLVTVSWTTNDVIMEFYNPFLSNGMKYEIGLAVYLGYASACLSLSGGLVLCWSSCAHRSQAPHHMQRNQPTSAPPAFNNIYPPAPPYKPPEALKDNHAASLCSLSSSGYRLNNYV is encoded by the exons ATGGCCAGTATGGCGGTTCAACTCCTCGGCTTCTTCCTGTGCCTGCTGGGATTTGGAGGCACTGTAGTCGCAACTGTGCTCCCCCAGTGGCGCAGCACAGCCTATGTGGGCTCCAACATCATCACAGCTACGGCCTTTATGAAAGGCCTGTGGATGGAGTGTGTATGGCACAGCACTGGCATTTATCAGTGTGAAGTCTACAGGTCTCTGCTGTCACTGCCACAAGACCTGCAG GCTGCCCGAGCACTTATGGTAATCTCCTGTATCACTTCAGTCCTGGCTTCCTTGGTTTCTGTAATGGGGATGAAGTGCACCCGCTTTGCCCGTGGCTCACTCATCAAGTCTCCTCTGGTGCTAAGTGGGGGGGTTTGTTTCATCTGTGCTGGCCTGCTCTGTCTTGTCACTGTGTCCTGGACCacaaatgatgtcatcatggAATTCTATAATCCCTTCCTCTCCAATGGAATGAAGTATGAGATTGGCCTGGCGGTCTATCTCGGATACGCCTCTGCCTGCCTCAGTCTGAGCGGTGGACTGGTGCTGTGCTGGAGCAGTTGTGCCCATAGATCACAGGCACCCCACCATATGCAAAGAAACCAACCAACATCAGCCCCCCCTGCCTTCAACAACATTTATCCTCCTGCTCCACCCTACAAGCCCCCCGAGGCCCTGAAGGACAATCATGCTGCTTCACTTTGCTCCCTTTCCAGCAGTGGCTACAGGCTCAATAACTATGTCTAA